A DNA window from Actinokineospora baliensis contains the following coding sequences:
- a CDS encoding ATP-dependent helicase, which produces MSLPLPGLALVSPRELAAELGLAPPTREQAEVISAPPEPALVVAGAGAGKTETMAGRVVWLVANGLVTPERVLGLTFTRKAARQLADRVRARLRRLAGSRLLDKLDPTGERKAAVFAGEPTILTYHAYAGRLVAEHGLRLPVEPGARLLTETASWQTAHRVVSTWGHDLDTDYVPATVTQFLLSLAGELAEHLVDADALRRHAEAVCAAIESAPRAKGQRAEPSQDLQKVLVTQRFRIALLPLVQAYADRKRREGALDFGDQMSLAAKLAAGHPEVVQGERVRFGAVLLDEYQDTGHSQRVLLRSLFGSSLEYPNAEPMPVTAVGDPAQAIYGWRGASAANLPRFTTDFPQKHRGRKEPAKRYGLLTSFRNPPEVLELANAVSGPLRRSGLEVDELRAREEAPPGDIRLALLSDVDTEVAWMADQVAARWHATVEEHGTPPTAAVLVRRRADMADIATALRERGLPVEVVGLGGLLDEPEVRDLVSTLRVLIDPLAGTAAARLLTGSRWRVGAADLAALWNRARILAGAYATEPGALVPGEGAEQAGLVDAIDDPGDADVYSAAGFQRIRHLGRELTMLRRRLDQPLPELVADVERTMLLDIEATARRGGAGRAHLDAFADVVADYAQAAPAASLAALLDYLATAEAAEDGLEPGEVQVAEDRVQIVTVHSAKGLEWEVVAVPHVVREVFPSGRRGGSWLRTVTELPADLRGDAVDLPKLNLAGVANRKEVEQLLKIHNEEFAERGLLEERRLFYVALTRAERTLLVSGHWWARTGSAPRGPSELLTELAGYESFVDVWADEPEEGADNPLAAVVRSARWPADPLRERRPDVAEGAELVRAELAALRAGEEPVAEEDDPDGWVRDTDVLLAERAAGGRQEQVRLPDQLSVSQLVELATDPTALARRLRRPLPFPPNPVARRGTAFHAWLERRFGSRALLDLDELPGAADADAAPDTELDALREAFLAGAWANRTPHEVEVPFATEIDGVAIRGRMDAVYLDPDGGWTVVDWKTGRVPDADQLPALTVQLAAYRLAWSGLSGVPLVQVRAAFHYVRPNTTLRPADLLDADGLRALLRGVPHAE; this is translated from the coding sequence GTGAGCCTGCCGCTGCCTGGGTTGGCGCTGGTCAGCCCTCGGGAGTTGGCGGCCGAGCTGGGGCTTGCGCCGCCGACCCGGGAGCAGGCCGAGGTCATCTCGGCCCCGCCGGAGCCCGCGCTGGTCGTCGCCGGGGCCGGGGCGGGCAAGACCGAGACCATGGCCGGTCGCGTTGTGTGGCTGGTCGCGAACGGCCTAGTGACACCTGAGCGGGTCCTAGGGCTCACCTTCACGCGTAAGGCGGCTCGCCAGCTCGCTGATCGCGTCCGTGCCCGGTTGCGCCGTCTCGCCGGGTCGCGCCTGCTCGACAAACTCGACCCCACCGGTGAACGCAAGGCGGCTGTGTTCGCCGGTGAGCCCACGATCCTCACCTACCACGCCTACGCGGGCAGGCTCGTCGCGGAGCACGGGCTGCGTCTACCGGTGGAGCCCGGTGCGCGGTTGCTGACGGAGACCGCTTCATGGCAGACCGCGCACCGCGTTGTGTCCACCTGGGGGCACGATCTCGACACCGACTACGTGCCCGCGACGGTCACGCAGTTCTTGCTGTCGCTCGCTGGTGAGCTCGCCGAGCACCTTGTAGACGCGGATGCCTTGCGTAGGCACGCGGAGGCTGTGTGTGCGGCGATTGAGTCGGCTCCCCGCGCGAAGGGGCAGCGGGCTGAGCCTTCCCAGGACTTGCAGAAGGTACTTGTCACGCAACGGTTCCGGATCGCACTGCTGCCGCTGGTGCAGGCCTACGCGGACCGCAAGCGCCGCGAGGGTGCCCTGGACTTCGGCGACCAGATGTCCTTGGCCGCGAAACTCGCCGCGGGCCACCCTGAGGTAGTACAAGGCGAACGGGTCCGCTTCGGCGCGGTACTGCTCGACGAGTACCAAGACACCGGGCACTCGCAGCGCGTTCTGCTGCGGTCGCTGTTCGGCAGCTCGTTGGAGTACCCGAACGCCGAGCCGATGCCGGTGACCGCGGTCGGTGACCCCGCCCAGGCGATCTACGGCTGGCGCGGTGCGAGCGCGGCGAACCTGCCCCGCTTCACCACCGACTTCCCGCAGAAGCACCGCGGCCGCAAGGAACCCGCGAAGCGCTACGGCCTGCTCACCAGCTTCCGCAACCCGCCAGAGGTCCTCGAACTCGCCAACGCCGTCTCCGGGCCGTTGCGCCGCAGCGGCCTGGAGGTCGACGAGCTGCGCGCCCGCGAGGAGGCCCCGCCAGGTGACATCCGGCTCGCCTTGTTGTCCGATGTGGACACCGAGGTGGCCTGGATGGCCGACCAGGTCGCCGCCCGCTGGCACGCCACGGTCGAGGAACACGGGACCCCGCCGACGGCCGCGGTCCTCGTCCGCCGCCGCGCGGACATGGCCGACATCGCGACCGCCCTGCGCGAGCGGGGACTGCCGGTGGAGGTCGTCGGACTCGGCGGGCTGCTCGACGAGCCCGAGGTCCGCGACCTGGTCAGCACCCTGCGCGTGCTGATCGACCCGCTTGCCGGAACAGCGGCCGCCCGGCTGCTCACCGGTTCTCGCTGGCGGGTCGGTGCCGCGGACTTGGCCGCCCTGTGGAACCGGGCCCGCATTCTCGCCGGTGCCTACGCCACCGAACCTGGCGCCCTCGTCCCCGGCGAAGGCGCTGAACAGGCCGGGCTGGTCGACGCGATCGACGACCCCGGCGACGCGGACGTGTACTCGGCCGCCGGTTTCCAGCGCATCCGCCACCTCGGGCGCGAGCTGACCATGCTGCGCCGCAGGCTCGACCAGCCGCTGCCCGAGCTGGTCGCCGACGTGGAGCGCACCATGCTGCTCGACATCGAGGCCACCGCCAGGCGCGGCGGCGCGGGTCGGGCGCACTTGGACGCCTTCGCCGACGTCGTGGCCGACTACGCGCAGGCGGCCCCGGCGGCGAGCCTGGCCGCTCTGCTGGACTACCTGGCCACCGCCGAGGCCGCCGAGGACGGGCTGGAGCCGGGCGAGGTGCAGGTCGCTGAGGACAGGGTGCAGATCGTCACCGTGCACTCCGCGAAGGGCCTGGAGTGGGAGGTCGTCGCGGTCCCGCACGTGGTGCGCGAGGTGTTCCCCAGCGGTCGGCGCGGCGGCAGCTGGCTGCGGACGGTCACCGAACTGCCCGCCGACCTGCGTGGCGACGCCGTCGACCTGCCCAAGCTGAACCTGGCGGGCGTGGCGAACCGCAAGGAGGTCGAGCAGCTGCTGAAGATCCACAACGAGGAGTTCGCCGAGCGCGGGCTGCTGGAGGAGCGGCGGCTGTTCTACGTCGCGCTGACCAGGGCGGAGCGCACGCTGCTGGTGTCAGGGCACTGGTGGGCCCGCACCGGGTCGGCCCCGCGCGGCCCCTCGGAGCTGCTCACCGAACTGGCGGGCTACGAGTCCTTCGTGGACGTGTGGGCCGACGAGCCGGAAGAGGGCGCCGACAACCCGCTGGCAGCGGTGGTCCGCTCCGCGCGCTGGCCCGCCGACCCGCTGCGGGAGCGCCGCCCGGACGTCGCGGAGGGCGCTGAGCTGGTGCGCGCCGAGCTGGCCGCGTTGCGGGCGGGGGAGGAACCGGTCGCCGAGGAGGACGACCCGGACGGCTGGGTGCGCGACACCGACGTGCTGCTGGCCGAGCGCGCCGCCGGTGGCCGCCAAGAGCAGGTGCGGCTGCCCGACCAGCTCTCGGTCAGCCAGCTCGTCGAGCTCGCCACCGACCCGACCGCGCTGGCCCGCCGGTTGCGCAGGCCGCTGCCGTTCCCGCCCAACCCGGTGGCCCGCCGCGGTACCGCCTTCCACGCCTGGCTGGAGCGCCGCTTCGGCTCCCGCGCCCTGCTCGACCTCGACGAGCTCCCCGGCGCCGCCGACGCCGACGCCGCCCCGGACACCGAGCTCGACGCGCTGCGCGAGGCCTTCCTGGCCGGTGCCTGGGCGAACCGGACCCCGCACGAGGTCGAGGTCCCGTTCGCCACCGAGATCGACGGCGTCGCCATCCGCGGCCGGATGGACGCCGTCTACCTCGACCCCGACGGCGGCTGGACCGTCGTGGACTGGAAGACCGGTCGGGTCCCCGACGCCGACCAGCTGCCCGCCTTGACCGTCCAGCTGGCCGCCTACCGCCTCGCCTGGTCCGGCCTCTCCGGTGTCCCGCTCGTCCAGGTCCGCGCCGCCTTCCACTACGTGCGCCCCAACACCACCCTGCGGCCGGCCGACCTCCTCGACGCCGACGGCCTCCGCGCCCTGCTCCGCGGGGTCCCGCACGCCGAGTAA
- a CDS encoding ATP-dependent helicase, protein MVAGRSSLAPRLVRVPEPRQRALRWGEDARRVLAGADGFVRVLGGPGSGKTTLLAELAADRILRGGVDPEQLLVLTASRRAAADLRGRITALLTDQGAPRTVREPLVRTVHSYAFAVLRIQAMLHDGPGPRLLSGPEQDAVIRELLEGDIEMGAKHWPERLQPALAVPGFAEELRDLILRASERGLGPEDLIGLGEREGRDEWVAAGRFGRQYEQVTLLLGSADSGIAHTTAPALDAAELVASALLAFDTDNTLLTAERERVRYLLVDDAQHLDPLQYALLRTLGGAAKEFVVAGDPDQAIFSFRGADPALLRDADPGGGTVVLGAGHRMAPAVRKAVSHLAARLPGAVRRVDKGSDKGGTVTVRLHPSAAAEASWVANQLRRAHLIDGVPWADMAVLVRSATRSVPVLHRALAAAGVPVAAPGDELPLSQQPAVRPLLALLRCAAVPSVLDPAYAEMLLASQLGGADPLALRRLRRGLRRLELTSGGDKSSDELLVEVINDDDRLSALADTEAGPVRRVAGLIALARKGIEEGAGLEQILWDVWQTSGLEARWVGVASRGGPVGAQADRDLDAIVALFHTAQRYAERLPGSGVAGFVDHIVSQRIAGDTLAPSAPKGDAVAVLTAHAAAGREWTVVAVPGVQEGAWPDLRLRGSLLGVERLVDLLAGVGEEASATAPLLAEERRLLLVAASRARSKLLVSAVRGEEEQPSRFLAELAGADTADTDMPVPMAEQERALVLADLVGELRQVVCDAAADPARRGQAARQLARLAEAGVPGANPDSWYGLPELTTAVPLRDVDQPVRVSPSTVEILAKCPLRWMVERHGGQDPAELAAITGTLVHALAQAAASGVPRAELMSELDKAWHAVDAGAPWFSRREQQRVRAMVDTFLGWMGSTRTELTQVAVEREVTVELPDKITVAGRVDRLEVDADGRPVIVDIKTGKSPVSANDAQEHPQLAVYQLAVAYGAFTDVGTEPGGARLLYVAKPNKKTGATERVQTPVQGESAEHWLKIVREAAASTVGPEYAAYENPDCPRCPVRTACPLHPSGRQVTE, encoded by the coding sequence ATGGTCGCCGGGAGGTCGTCGCTCGCTCCTCGGCTCGTCCGCGTCCCCGAGCCGCGCCAGCGGGCACTGCGCTGGGGCGAGGACGCCCGCCGCGTGCTCGCCGGTGCCGACGGCTTCGTCCGCGTCCTCGGCGGTCCCGGGTCCGGCAAGACGACCCTGCTCGCGGAGTTGGCGGCCGACCGGATCCTGCGCGGCGGGGTGGACCCCGAGCAGTTGCTGGTGCTCACCGCCAGCCGCCGCGCCGCCGCTGACCTGCGTGGACGCATCACAGCGCTGCTCACAGACCAGGGTGCCCCGCGCACGGTCCGCGAGCCGCTGGTGCGCACCGTGCACTCGTACGCCTTCGCTGTGCTGCGCATCCAGGCGATGTTGCACGACGGTCCCGGTCCTCGGCTGCTGTCGGGTCCCGAGCAGGACGCGGTGATCCGCGAGCTGCTCGAGGGCGACATCGAGATGGGCGCGAAGCACTGGCCCGAACGACTGCAGCCCGCGCTTGCGGTGCCCGGGTTCGCCGAGGAGTTGCGGGATCTGATCCTGCGGGCGTCCGAGCGCGGTCTCGGCCCCGAGGACCTGATCGGGCTGGGTGAGCGGGAAGGCCGCGACGAGTGGGTCGCGGCAGGCCGGTTTGGACGACAGTACGAACAGGTCACGCTGCTCCTCGGTTCGGCGGACAGCGGTATCGCGCACACCACGGCGCCCGCGCTCGACGCCGCCGAGCTCGTCGCGAGCGCGCTGCTCGCCTTTGACACCGACAACACCCTGCTGACCGCCGAGCGCGAGCGGGTCAGGTACCTGCTCGTCGACGACGCCCAGCACCTGGATCCGCTGCAGTACGCGCTGTTGCGGACTTTGGGCGGTGCGGCCAAGGAGTTCGTCGTCGCGGGCGACCCGGACCAGGCGATCTTCTCCTTCCGCGGTGCAGACCCGGCTTTACTGCGCGATGCCGATCCCGGTGGCGGGACGGTGGTTCTCGGCGCTGGTCACCGGATGGCGCCGGCTGTGCGCAAAGCGGTGTCGCACCTGGCCGCGCGGTTGCCGGGTGCCGTTCGCCGCGTGGACAAGGGCAGTGACAAGGGCGGCACGGTCACCGTTCGGCTGCACCCGTCGGCGGCGGCCGAGGCTAGCTGGGTCGCGAACCAGTTGCGCCGCGCGCATCTGATCGATGGGGTGCCGTGGGCGGATATGGCCGTGCTGGTCCGGTCCGCGACCCGTTCGGTCCCCGTGCTGCACCGGGCGCTCGCCGCCGCCGGGGTTCCCGTCGCCGCGCCCGGTGACGAGCTCCCGCTGTCGCAGCAGCCCGCGGTTCGACCGTTGTTGGCTCTGCTGCGGTGCGCGGCCGTCCCGTCCGTCCTCGATCCCGCGTACGCGGAGATGCTGCTCGCCTCGCAGCTCGGCGGCGCGGATCCCTTGGCGTTGCGGCGGTTGCGGCGCGGTCTGCGCCGCCTGGAGCTCACCTCCGGCGGCGACAAGTCCAGCGATGAGCTGTTGGTCGAGGTCATCAACGACGACGACCGGCTCAGCGCCCTCGCCGACACCGAGGCAGGCCCGGTCCGCCGGGTCGCGGGTCTGATCGCCTTGGCGCGCAAGGGGATCGAGGAAGGCGCGGGGCTCGAGCAGATCCTGTGGGACGTGTGGCAGACCAGCGGGTTGGAAGCCAGGTGGGTCGGCGTCGCCTCGCGCGGGGGGCCGGTCGGGGCGCAGGCGGACCGGGACCTGGACGCGATCGTCGCCCTGTTCCACACCGCCCAGCGCTACGCCGAGCGGCTGCCCGGGTCCGGGGTCGCCGGGTTCGTCGACCACATCGTGTCCCAGCGGATCGCGGGCGACACGCTGGCGCCGAGCGCGCCGAAGGGCGATGCCGTGGCCGTGTTGACCGCGCACGCCGCCGCCGGTCGTGAGTGGACGGTCGTCGCGGTTCCCGGTGTCCAGGAGGGGGCCTGGCCGGACCTGCGGCTGCGCGGGTCGCTGCTGGGTGTCGAGCGGCTGGTCGACCTGCTGGCCGGGGTCGGTGAGGAGGCGTCGGCCACGGCACCGCTGCTGGCCGAGGAGCGCCGCTTGCTGCTGGTCGCGGCGTCCCGGGCCCGGTCGAAGCTGCTGGTCAGCGCCGTGCGCGGGGAGGAGGAGCAGCCGTCGCGGTTCCTCGCCGAACTGGCGGGCGCCGACACCGCCGACACCGACATGCCGGTGCCGATGGCCGAGCAGGAGCGGGCCCTCGTGCTGGCGGACCTGGTCGGTGAGCTGCGGCAGGTGGTGTGCGACGCCGCCGCAGACCCGGCTCGACGCGGCCAGGCGGCCCGGCAGTTGGCCAGGCTGGCGGAGGCTGGCGTGCCGGGCGCGAACCCGGACAGCTGGTACGGGCTGCCGGAGCTGACCACCGCGGTCCCGCTGCGCGACGTCGACCAGCCGGTGCGCGTGTCACCGTCCACAGTGGAGATCCTGGCGAAGTGCCCGCTGCGCTGGATGGTCGAGCGGCACGGCGGACAGGACCCGGCCGAGCTCGCCGCGATCACCGGGACGCTCGTGCACGCCCTGGCCCAGGCCGCCGCGTCCGGGGTGCCGCGCGCCGAGCTGATGTCGGAGCTGGACAAGGCGTGGCACGCGGTCGACGCGGGCGCCCCGTGGTTCTCCCGGCGCGAGCAGCAGCGGGTGCGCGCGATGGTCGACACCTTCCTGGGCTGGATGGGCTCGACCCGCACCGAGCTGACCCAGGTCGCTGTCGAGCGCGAGGTCACCGTCGAGCTGCCCGACAAGATCACCGTCGCCGGTCGGGTGGACCGGCTGGAGGTCGACGCCGACGGGCGCCCGGTGATCGTGGACATCAAGACCGGCAAGTCCCCGGTCAGCGCGAACGACGCGCAGGAGCACCCGCAGTTGGCCGTGTACCAGCTCGCGGTGGCCTACGGGGCGTTCACCGACGTCGGCACCGAGCCCGGCGGCGCGCGGCTGCTCTACGTCGCCAAGCCGAACAAGAAGACCGGTGCCACCGAACGCGTCCAGACCCCGGTGCAGGGCGAGTCGGCCGAGCACTGGCTGAAGATCGTGCGCGAGGCGGCGGCGTCCACCGTGGGGCCGGAGTACGCGGCCTACGAGAATCCGGATTGCCCGCGGTGCCCGGTGCGCACGGCGTGCCCGCTGCACCCCAGTGGTCGCCAGGTCACCGAGTAG